One window of Paenibacillus sp. FSL K6-3182 genomic DNA carries:
- a CDS encoding extracellular solute-binding protein yields the protein MMKKRILLGGLSTVMLMSIMAGCGKNDSSGNQTDNGNKQSAVGGEATNKKMKLMFWNLDENQTTDSVGLNALKEKYNVDLESIASTREAMKEKLNLLISSGEIPDWWKEPSFTDYDKFLQQDVAAEIPQQLIEQNMPKYTEWLKRYLGEDPFKYIRRDGKIYGLPVIWDIGIDGIQLGFREDWLKKVGITKTPETLDEMEAALTKFRNEDPDGNGKKDTYGITAAGENIESIFSSVFGAYDAYPNIFREKDGVIVRGEIEPGAKQALEVLNRWYKNELIDPEFVVNKGNNVEDKVLTDKIGAIEYYWWAFLPGNAFLGGEQWYDKLAKKYPGFNFAIEGGIKGPDGKYGISQYNPAFASGVMFGKHLEKDQDKLIKYMQIFEASQFDPEIYEKMNFGEKGVHWNKSDKGTVEFIAPYTDEKERKKIGLGGYSMAGSFNDYEFQTSYTSEESLRQLAKDTRAKGTRNIDILAPFNKPIYNETQDKLKQYTLQNFIDFITGRKPLSEFDSFVAEWKKMGGDDVLNEAQQVYDDNLKS from the coding sequence ATGATGAAAAAGCGTATATTGCTAGGAGGGCTATCCACAGTCATGCTGATGTCGATCATGGCGGGATGCGGCAAAAATGATTCCTCGGGTAATCAGACTGATAATGGGAATAAACAATCGGCAGTCGGTGGAGAAGCGACGAATAAAAAAATGAAATTGATGTTTTGGAATTTAGATGAGAATCAAACGACAGACTCTGTCGGATTAAATGCACTGAAAGAGAAGTACAACGTCGATTTGGAAAGTATTGCATCAACCAGGGAAGCGATGAAAGAAAAACTGAACCTTCTTATATCCTCTGGTGAAATTCCAGATTGGTGGAAAGAGCCATCGTTTACGGATTACGATAAATTTCTCCAACAGGATGTTGCCGCTGAAATTCCGCAACAATTAATTGAACAAAATATGCCGAAATATACGGAATGGCTCAAACGTTACCTTGGGGAAGATCCATTTAAGTATATAAGAAGAGATGGGAAAATCTATGGATTACCGGTCATCTGGGATATTGGTATCGATGGTATACAGCTTGGTTTTCGTGAAGATTGGTTGAAAAAAGTAGGCATAACAAAAACACCGGAAACGCTTGATGAGATGGAAGCTGCATTGACGAAATTCCGGAACGAGGATCCTGACGGTAATGGTAAAAAAGATACGTATGGCATCACTGCAGCAGGTGAAAATATCGAATCTATTTTCAGCTCCGTGTTTGGCGCTTATGATGCTTATCCTAATATATTCCGTGAGAAAGATGGAGTAATCGTCCGCGGAGAAATTGAACCAGGCGCGAAGCAAGCGCTTGAAGTTCTGAATCGTTGGTATAAAAATGAATTGATTGATCCCGAATTTGTCGTTAATAAAGGTAATAATGTTGAAGACAAAGTGCTTACGGACAAAATAGGAGCGATTGAATATTATTGGTGGGCGTTCTTGCCGGGCAACGCATTCCTTGGTGGGGAACAGTGGTATGACAAGCTGGCTAAGAAGTACCCGGGCTTTAATTTTGCAATTGAAGGCGGAATTAAGGGACCCGATGGGAAATACGGCATATCACAGTACAACCCAGCCTTTGCATCGGGTGTTATGTTCGGTAAGCATTTAGAAAAAGACCAGGATAAACTGATTAAATACATGCAAATTTTCGAAGCTAGCCAATTTGATCCGGAAATTTATGAAAAAATGAACTTTGGAGAGAAAGGTGTCCATTGGAATAAGAGCGACAAAGGAACGGTTGAATTCATCGCTCCATATACAGACGAGAAAGAACGCAAAAAAATAGGGCTTGGCGGTTACTCGATGGCAGGCTCGTTCAATGACTACGAATTTCAAACGTCATATACATCTGAAGAAAGTCTGCGTCAGCTTGCGAAGGATACACGTGCCAAGGGAACGAGAAATATTGATATTCTAGCACCATTCAACAAGCCCATCTACAATGAAACGCAAGATAAGTTGAAACAGTATACACTGCAAAATTTTATAGATTTTATTACGGGTCGCAAACCGCTGAGCGAATTCGATAGTTTTGTAGCTGAATGGAAAAAGATGGGCGGCGATGATGTGTTAAACGAAGCGCAACAAGTATATGACGACAATTTAAAATCATAA
- a CDS encoding carbohydrate ABC transporter permease: MINIKKSAADKIVDVFLYLILAGIIFITLYPFWTQVVISLDGAGADSAAYSSGFIWLPTQLTFESYKLAFKFDALWTGYWNTIIRTALGVILSIFFTAITAYPLAKKDLPFNRSFTSMILFTMLFAGGTIPSYLLIKELNMLDTIWSLVIPGMIGAFNVLIMRNFFRSIPEELEESARVDGAGYLRIFTQIVIPLSKPVLATIALWVGVGHWNAWFDSMIYISDPNKQVLQIVLRKIIIQNNMADINSVIQNIGKTTEFSGRQLQATVVMFSIIPMLVVYPFIQKYFVKGVMIGAIKG, encoded by the coding sequence ATGATTAACATAAAAAAATCAGCGGCAGACAAAATAGTCGACGTCTTTTTGTATCTCATTCTGGCAGGTATTATCTTTATCACATTGTATCCCTTTTGGACGCAGGTCGTGATTTCTTTAGATGGCGCAGGAGCAGATAGTGCTGCCTATTCATCAGGCTTCATATGGTTGCCGACACAGCTCACATTCGAGAGCTACAAGCTGGCCTTTAAGTTCGATGCGCTATGGACGGGATACTGGAATACGATTATTCGAACCGCGCTGGGTGTTATATTATCTATATTTTTCACAGCCATAACCGCCTATCCATTAGCAAAAAAAGACCTTCCCTTCAACCGATCGTTTACAAGCATGATTTTGTTCACGATGTTGTTTGCTGGGGGGACGATTCCTTCGTATCTGCTTATTAAGGAGCTGAATATGCTTGATACGATTTGGTCTCTTGTTATTCCAGGTATGATTGGTGCGTTTAACGTGTTGATTATGCGAAATTTTTTTCGTTCGATTCCGGAAGAACTGGAAGAATCGGCACGTGTGGATGGTGCAGGTTACTTGCGGATATTTACTCAGATCGTCATTCCATTATCGAAGCCAGTGCTGGCTACGATTGCATTATGGGTAGGTGTGGGCCACTGGAATGCATGGTTTGACAGCATGATCTACATTTCAGATCCTAATAAGCAAGTACTGCAGATTGTTTTACGCAAAATTATTATCCAGAACAACATGGCGGATATTAACAGCGTCATTCAAAATATCGGTAAAACAACAGAGTTTTCGGGAAGACAGCTGCAAGCCACGGTTGTCATGTTCTCGATCATTCCAATGCTGGTCGTATATCCATTTATCCAGAAGTATTTTGTCAAAGGCGTTATGATTGGTGCTATTAAAGGGTAA
- a CDS encoding ABC transporter permease subunit, giving the protein MSDTIRAISTKQVLRREKIKKYKQYRVLLIMMIPAVVYYILFHYLPMYGVLLAFKDFKITQGIIGSPWAGLHHFEKIMNDTYFYTVLKNTLIISLSKLVFGFPVPIIFALLLSEISNMKFKRLAQTVSYLPHFISWVVMAGIFFTLFSLDGPINGIVKLLGGDPMLFLADDRYFRTILVATSIFQGFGWGSIIYFAAISSIDPQLYEAAVLDGAGRFKRMVYISIPMLAPVIAIMLILSMSGILDAGFDQIFNMYNVKVYNVSDIIDTYVYRKGLIEMNYSYATAVGLFKSVVALILIVIVNKIVKWIGGKEHAIW; this is encoded by the coding sequence ATGAGCGATACGATTAGGGCAATTAGCACGAAACAGGTGCTGAGGAGGGAGAAGATAAAAAAATATAAACAATACCGTGTGCTGCTGATTATGATGATTCCGGCAGTTGTCTATTACATTTTATTTCATTATCTCCCCATGTACGGCGTATTGTTGGCATTCAAAGATTTTAAAATTACACAGGGCATCATCGGAAGTCCATGGGCTGGACTTCATCATTTCGAAAAGATCATGAACGACACGTATTTCTACACTGTGTTGAAAAATACACTAATTATCAGTTTAAGCAAGCTGGTGTTTGGTTTCCCGGTACCCATTATTTTTGCATTGTTATTGAGTGAGATTTCAAATATGAAATTCAAGAGGTTAGCTCAGACTGTATCCTATTTACCTCATTTTATATCATGGGTTGTCATGGCTGGGATATTCTTTACGTTGTTTTCCTTGGACGGTCCTATCAATGGCATTGTAAAACTATTAGGCGGCGATCCGATGTTATTCTTGGCAGATGATCGCTACTTCCGCACTATACTTGTGGCGACGAGTATTTTTCAAGGCTTCGGTTGGGGTTCAATTATCTATTTCGCAGCCATTTCGAGTATCGATCCGCAGTTGTACGAAGCGGCTGTACTCGACGGAGCTGGTCGGTTTAAACGGATGGTTTATATATCTATACCGATGCTTGCGCCCGTTATAGCCATTATGCTTATTCTATCAATGTCCGGTATTTTGGATGCGGGTTTTGATCAAATATTCAATATGTATAATGTCAAAGTGTATAACGTTTCAGACATAATCGATACTTATGTGTATCGTAAAGGTTTAATTGAGATGAACTATAGCTACGCGACGGCCGTTGGATTGTTCAAATCCGTGGTTGCTTTGATCCTGATCGTTATCGTAAATAAGATAGTGAAATGGATCGGCGGCAAGGAGCATGCCATATGGTAA
- a CDS encoding sensor histidine kinase has protein sequence MKRLIYGLFNRLRFNQKLFLSYLIVIIIPIMVLGIYAYNQSKDMLKLQALQGIDKNVNTVTQSIDNSVERYNHAIRSIVFTKMFQKIVANDYIDLVNLSRDLKDFLDPYFIMMMNLDKDIEKITFYTQSTVPEFGDSVVSYKRVNEKPWYNEAMKGIEPLWKYEDNELFVIHKFPKTLKEANTNMVYMRINENSFFKNITDLDQEYAVIISDGNNRIVYANQSAKLIAFDFKEMTKMNEGTVRIGQTEMFLVKKKIVQANWTVYCFVPAALVSHNAGSIINATLIVILACIVSLLIIISIFSKTFIKRIFSLNAIMKRVEWGELDLQVQSEARDEIGELTNRFGKMLNRLNEQIDETYRSKIIQKEAELKALQSQINPHFLYNTLSFINWKALKNDAPEISHIVTSMSKFYRTALNQGNNIITVRNELENIKSYIEIIQVMGDYSFDVVYKIDEEVNEYSTINLILQPLAENAIKHGIKQKNNGKGLLYVSAWLDKGTINFAIEDNGPGMEKETIDTILTMQSTGYGLRNVNERLQLRFGTKYGISIQSRLGYGTVMTIVIPQSLYSSTV, from the coding sequence ATGAAACGGCTGATCTATGGTTTGTTCAATCGTTTACGGTTTAATCAAAAACTATTTCTTTCTTATTTAATCGTTATTATCATTCCTATTATGGTGCTTGGCATATACGCCTACAATCAATCAAAGGACATGCTCAAATTGCAGGCATTGCAAGGGATTGATAAGAATGTGAATACCGTTACTCAGAGTATTGACAATTCGGTTGAACGCTACAATCATGCGATTCGGTCGATCGTATTCACTAAGATGTTTCAGAAAATTGTAGCCAACGATTATATCGACTTAGTCAATCTTTCACGGGATTTGAAAGATTTCTTGGATCCGTATTTTATCATGATGATGAACCTTGACAAGGACATTGAGAAAATTACCTTTTACACGCAAAGCACTGTTCCAGAATTCGGCGATTCAGTAGTCTCATATAAACGGGTTAATGAGAAGCCATGGTACAACGAAGCTATGAAGGGGATAGAACCGCTATGGAAATATGAGGATAACGAACTGTTTGTCATTCATAAATTCCCAAAAACTCTAAAAGAGGCTAATACGAATATGGTCTATATGCGAATTAATGAGAATAGTTTCTTCAAAAACATTACCGATCTAGATCAGGAGTATGCTGTCATTATCTCTGATGGCAATAACCGGATCGTATATGCGAATCAAAGTGCAAAGTTGATTGCCTTTGACTTCAAAGAAATGACGAAAATGAATGAGGGGACGGTACGCATCGGTCAAACGGAAATGTTTCTTGTCAAGAAGAAGATCGTGCAGGCTAATTGGACGGTCTATTGTTTCGTACCCGCAGCACTTGTGTCCCATAACGCAGGTTCAATCATTAATGCGACGCTAATCGTGATCCTTGCTTGTATTGTCAGCTTGCTGATCATTATTTCGATCTTTTCCAAAACATTTATCAAACGGATATTCTCACTCAATGCGATAATGAAACGGGTCGAATGGGGGGAGTTGGATTTACAGGTTCAAAGTGAGGCCAGGGATGAAATCGGCGAACTGACTAATCGATTCGGCAAGATGCTTAATCGACTTAATGAACAGATCGATGAAACTTATCGAAGTAAAATCATTCAGAAAGAGGCAGAGCTGAAAGCGCTGCAATCGCAAATCAATCCTCACTTCCTATACAATACGCTCTCATTCATCAATTGGAAGGCGCTCAAAAACGATGCGCCGGAAATTAGTCATATCGTTACATCGATGTCGAAATTTTATCGAACGGCTCTTAATCAAGGCAACAATATTATTACTGTGCGTAACGAATTGGAAAATATCAAATCCTATATTGAGATTATTCAGGTTATGGGTGATTATAGCTTCGATGTGGTTTATAAAATTGATGAGGAGGTTAACGAGTATTCAACAATAAATTTAATTCTTCAACCGCTCGCAGAAAATGCGATCAAGCATGGTATCAAACAGAAAAATAATGGAAAGGGTCTACTGTATGTTAGTGCCTGGCTTGATAAAGGGACGATCAATTTCGCGATTGAAGACAACGGTCCAGGTATGGAGAAGGAGACGATCGATACGATACTTACGATGCAATCGACAGGATATGGCCTCAGAAATGTCAACGAGCGTCTGCAACTGCGGTTCGGCACTAAATACGGCATCTCCATCCAAAGTCGACTTGGCTATGGTACAGTTATGACTATCGTTATTCCACAAAGCTTGTATAGTTCCACAGTATAA
- a CDS encoding response regulator: MYLLKMLVVDDDKFERDGVRFLVDKYGLHLEIFEADSGESALLYIESHDIDILLTDIRMNGMDGLQLAEKVRELGKPIKTMFMSAYGEFEYAQKAIDLKAIHYILKPVQVSEFIKNMTEVIELCEEALKLKVQQEKLEAAYLKEVRYEKQKQLTDIILSKAEEADDKRDLKVPTGRFDNYPYMRMLMLDSRKRFFDRLDLDIEEQLGELIHRNVDFIHLNEFQALLFLETAPDESLEAITELGQQLIRIFQDMYDNDICVVISGLMDDVKQLHKQFHEMETMLENKFFFDEGTVMLANRTSFAQGDMTAAVNDVLTQLTQNIQHNRYDIAQLYVEQLFDALQNSEHLTVIYVKYVCTEIVKAAFNASIKKNNDRFKHSLEDIYKTVKLSDLRKVVLSILKENESFCETNLEATSKAIDEVVRIIENEYQTDLSLELLSERVYLSPSYLSHLFKKQKGISLNKFMTVHRMEKAKELLITTNRKIIDIGQDVGYNNFSYFSSLFKNHFGRTPSKYREEA; the protein is encoded by the coding sequence ATGTACTTGTTAAAAATGCTTGTTGTTGATGATGACAAGTTCGAACGGGACGGCGTTAGGTTTCTCGTTGATAAATACGGTCTGCATTTGGAGATCTTTGAAGCTGACAGTGGTGAAAGCGCTCTCTTGTATATCGAAAGCCATGATATTGACATCTTGCTCACCGATATCCGGATGAACGGCATGGACGGATTACAGCTAGCTGAGAAGGTTCGTGAACTAGGTAAGCCTATCAAAACGATGTTTATGAGCGCCTATGGTGAGTTCGAGTATGCACAGAAGGCAATCGATCTGAAGGCAATCCATTATATATTAAAACCTGTGCAGGTTAGCGAATTTATTAAAAATATGACCGAGGTCATCGAACTGTGCGAGGAAGCGTTGAAATTGAAGGTTCAGCAGGAAAAACTAGAAGCTGCCTATTTGAAGGAAGTCAGATACGAAAAGCAGAAGCAGCTTACCGATATTATACTCAGCAAGGCAGAGGAGGCGGATGACAAACGAGATCTGAAGGTGCCTACCGGCAGGTTCGATAATTATCCTTACATGCGGATGCTGATGCTGGATTCTCGTAAACGTTTTTTCGATCGGCTTGATCTCGATATCGAAGAGCAGTTGGGCGAACTCATTCATCGCAACGTCGATTTTATTCATTTGAATGAGTTTCAAGCGTTGCTGTTCTTGGAAACAGCCCCCGACGAGTCGCTGGAAGCTATAACGGAGCTTGGCCAGCAATTGATCCGGATATTCCAGGATATGTACGATAATGATATTTGTGTTGTGATCAGCGGATTGATGGATGATGTGAAGCAGCTCCACAAACAATTTCATGAAATGGAAACGATGCTGGAAAACAAGTTCTTTTTCGATGAGGGTACGGTGATGCTGGCAAACCGCACATCATTTGCTCAGGGCGATATGACAGCAGCAGTAAATGATGTGTTAACGCAATTGACGCAAAATATTCAGCACAACCGATATGATATCGCGCAACTGTATGTCGAGCAACTGTTTGATGCTCTACAAAACAGTGAGCATTTAACGGTTATCTATGTAAAATATGTGTGCACCGAAATTGTCAAAGCTGCATTCAATGCCTCTATAAAAAAGAATAACGATAGATTCAAGCATAGTTTGGAGGACATCTATAAAACGGTAAAGCTGAGCGATTTGCGTAAAGTAGTACTGAGTATTCTAAAGGAAAACGAGTCTTTCTGCGAAACGAATTTGGAAGCGACCTCCAAAGCGATCGATGAAGTCGTCCGAATAATCGAGAACGAATATCAGACTGACTTGTCATTGGAATTATTGTCGGAGCGGGTTTATTTATCTCCTAGTTATTTGAGCCATTTATTCAAGAAACAGAAAGGGATAAGTCTTAATAAGTTCATGACCGTGCACCGAATGGAAAAGGCAAAGGAACTGCTTATAACAACCAATCGTAAAATTATCGATATCGGCCAGGATGTTGGTTATAACAACTTCTCCTACTTCAGCTCGTTATTCAAAAATCATTTTGGCCGAACGCCTTCCAAATACAGAGAAGAGGCATAA
- a CDS encoding MFS transporter, whose amino-acid sequence MIKSLGGVPLAATMFAMLADTVDYGEWKTGMRTEGLVYSAGSFGSKAGSGLSAAIVGCMLAFGGYVGGQEHISESARSSILFMYIYLPIFISALMAVILYFYKLDKQFPQILKVLGAAKNI is encoded by the coding sequence GTGATCAAATCACTTGGCGGCGTTCCATTAGCTGCAACGATGTTCGCGATGCTTGCAGACACCGTAGATTATGGAGAATGGAAAACAGGCATGCGAACAGAAGGTTTAGTTTACAGCGCTGGAAGCTTCGGCTCAAAGGCAGGCAGCGGGCTTAGCGCCGCGATAGTCGGTTGTATGCTCGCATTTGGAGGTTATGTTGGTGGTCAGGAGCATATTAGCGAATCCGCTCGTTCCTCAATTTTGTTCATGTACATCTATTTGCCGATTTTCATTAGTGCGCTCATGGCCGTTATTCTCTACTTCTATAAATTAGATAAGCAATTCCCGCAAATTTTAAAAGTGCTAGGAGCAGCTAAAAACATATGA
- a CDS encoding MFS transporter, whose amino-acid sequence MEQTILSFSEKLGYGVGDIYAYVTYLILNIIYSGANVPYGVLNSLIIQNPYERSLLNIFRMLMAIFGAVLVSTMTVPIVNAFGGGKQGWMMTFTIYGAIAAVLFLITFRTTKERVKPAVVQNTVPSRDYGY is encoded by the coding sequence ATGGAACAGACTATACTTTCATTTTCGGAGAAGCTTGGGTATGGCGTTGGAGATATTTACGCTTACGTGACCTATCTCATTCTCAACATTATTTATTCAGGAGCGAACGTTCCTTATGGTGTGTTGAACTCATTGATTATACAAAATCCTTATGAGCGATCTTTGCTTAACATATTCCGTATGTTAATGGCTATCTTTGGCGCAGTGCTCGTCTCGACCATGACGGTTCCCATCGTAAATGCATTCGGCGGCGGCAAACAGGGATGGATGATGACGTTTACTATTTATGGTGCGATTGCAGCGGTGTTGTTCTTGATTACTTTCCGCACGACGAAAGAGAGAGTTAAGCCAGCAGTAGTCCAAAATACGGTCCCGAGCCGCGATTACGGTTATTGA
- a CDS encoding helix-turn-helix domain-containing protein, with the protein MEFNPSFLAKLLHESLQLPVYWLSADDPSGQEYFESNAPIPFSALLNTEYFQQLIKRTWDKTFPVIQTTEFEEFFIVQPVYSNLKRAGTIIIGPSIDYVPSEETVRNLMNDNNIPRRLHPAWDEYLRSLPLVSKQRLFHIGIMAHWIVNQETLELMDVLEYNFRLGQRFLSEEAIELSMSNMKEFSILHTSREFEQILLRHIKNGDKAALKNLFVMGVIGEAGTLSKRSHLRSRKNIAICAIAVAIRAGMEGGLYTELAYRLSDTYIQHIEDLTDVRSVETAMINAFLDITDRVSENRKGTVSKPIAKCREYIFNHLYDVISISELAELTGLNGTYLSTLFKKETGLTISHFIHQEKIEEAKKLLDFTSESVSTIATRLNYYDQTHFIKSFKKHADITPKQYRDRKRNGDKKPTKISPPSSLS; encoded by the coding sequence ATGGAATTTAATCCTTCCTTTTTAGCTAAATTACTTCATGAGAGCTTGCAGCTGCCCGTTTATTGGTTGAGTGCGGATGATCCAAGCGGGCAGGAATATTTTGAATCCAACGCTCCTATCCCATTTTCCGCCTTACTAAATACTGAATACTTCCAGCAATTAATAAAACGAACCTGGGATAAAACTTTTCCCGTTATACAGACAACGGAGTTTGAGGAATTTTTTATCGTGCAGCCCGTTTATTCGAATTTGAAGCGAGCAGGAACCATTATTATTGGTCCCTCAATTGACTATGTTCCTTCCGAGGAAACCGTTCGAAATCTCATGAATGATAATAATATTCCTAGAAGACTCCATCCAGCTTGGGATGAATATTTGCGCAGTCTCCCTCTTGTTTCCAAGCAGAGATTATTTCACATTGGCATCATGGCACATTGGATTGTCAATCAAGAGACGTTAGAATTGATGGATGTTCTTGAGTATAATTTCCGGTTGGGCCAACGGTTTTTGTCAGAGGAAGCTATCGAGTTATCGATGTCTAATATGAAGGAATTTTCTATTCTTCACACGAGCCGGGAATTTGAACAGATATTATTACGGCATATTAAGAACGGTGATAAAGCTGCACTTAAGAATCTATTCGTAATGGGTGTAATTGGGGAGGCAGGCACACTATCCAAACGAAGCCATTTGAGAAGCCGCAAAAATATTGCCATCTGCGCAATTGCTGTAGCCATTCGAGCGGGTATGGAGGGCGGGCTGTATACTGAGCTGGCATATCGCTTAAGTGATACTTACATTCAGCATATTGAGGATTTAACGGATGTTCGCTCGGTTGAAACCGCGATGATAAACGCCTTCTTAGATATTACGGATCGCGTTAGCGAAAATCGGAAAGGCACCGTTTCTAAGCCAATCGCGAAATGCCGCGAATACATTTTTAATCATTTATATGATGTGATTTCTATCTCTGAGCTGGCTGAGCTGACTGGACTTAACGGTACCTATTTATCCACCCTTTTCAAAAAAGAAACAGGACTCACGATCAGTCATTTCATCCATCAGGAGAAAATAGAAGAAGCTAAGAAGCTGCTCGATTTCACAAGTGAATCGGTCTCAACTATCGCTACTCGTTTGAACTATTATGACCAGACTCACTTTATTAAATCGTTTAAAAAACATGCCGATATCACACCTAAGCAGTATCGTGATCGAAAACGGAATGGTGATAAAAAGCCCACAAAAATATCCCCTCCAAGTTCGCTCTCTTGA
- a CDS encoding SDR family NAD(P)-dependent oxidoreductase yields the protein MKAKIVIITGANSGIGKAATLKFATEGYHVVMACRNLQISRPVQQEIILAANNVNVDLMELDISSFDSIRLFCAAFKAKYSRLDILIHNAAYLNHGEKQYKLSPEHIELSFATNTFGPFLMTNLLTDHLQKSQDPRILNACTTNIKNFFDPKRKIDFDNLRGELQNKQRYSVYKMYGDSKMALLILTFKLAEQLKSKGIKINALQINRVKLSKETISKLSLFWKVLATAQNLTNPLPAGMADNYFYICTSDEFRDVTGQLINHKREIVAPSKSEKGVEQLKNIFGSGSYPKYAIDTENSAKLWVLSMELTSNFYES from the coding sequence ATGAAAGCTAAGATTGTTATTATAACAGGAGCAAATTCGGGGATCGGAAAAGCAGCAACGCTGAAGTTTGCAACCGAAGGATATCATGTTGTCATGGCTTGCCGCAATTTGCAGATTAGTAGACCTGTGCAACAAGAAATCATACTAGCAGCAAACAATGTTAATGTAGATTTGATGGAGCTGGATATTTCATCGTTTGATTCTATTCGTTTATTCTGCGCTGCATTCAAAGCTAAATACTCACGTTTGGACATTTTAATACATAACGCAGCTTACTTAAATCATGGAGAAAAGCAATATAAGCTTAGTCCTGAACATATTGAACTGTCTTTTGCTACAAACACATTTGGTCCCTTCTTAATGACTAATTTGCTGACAGACCATCTTCAAAAATCGCAGGACCCGAGAATTCTTAATGCCTGTACGACCAATATTAAAAATTTCTTCGATCCCAAAAGAAAAATTGACTTCGATAATTTACGCGGTGAACTGCAAAACAAGCAGCGTTACAGTGTATATAAGATGTACGGAGACTCCAAAATGGCGTTATTGATATTAACCTTCAAATTAGCTGAACAATTGAAAAGCAAGGGAATTAAAATCAATGCGCTTCAGATCAACCGAGTAAAATTATCAAAAGAAACGATAAGCAAACTTAGCCTATTTTGGAAAGTGCTTGCTACGGCTCAAAATTTAACGAATCCGCTACCAGCCGGCATGGCAGACAATTATTTTTATATCTGTACTTCAGATGAATTCCGCGATGTAACAGGCCAGCTAATTAACCACAAGCGAGAGATAGTTGCACCATCCAAAAGCGAAAAAGGTGTAGAGCAATTGAAAAACATATTTGGTTCGGGAAGCTATCCTAAATACGCTATCGATACTGAAAATTCGGCGAAGCTATGGGTTTTAAGCATGGAGCTGACTAGTAATTTTTATGAGTCGTAA
- a CDS encoding transcriptional regulator, with protein MASQFDHKYKEWLQANIDSESNHRRLELLNKGLGHGTVEFLRSVWFPAVGHFDHLLPEWEVRDFNNGYRYLDLAYMPGAAKGGIEIQGYASHARDLDVRRFKDLCRRHCLLALDGWMLLPVAYPSITDEPQQCQQLVLAFIGKFISSDVPSQLMSSEAETLRLAQRLLRPITPLELAEHLRVSDRHARRILYKLVELQLLEVSSGHQRCRTFKIRL; from the coding sequence ATGGCATCTCAATTTGATCACAAATATAAGGAATGGTTACAAGCCAATATTGATTCAGAGAGTAATCATAGAAGACTTGAATTGCTCAATAAGGGACTTGGCCACGGAACAGTTGAATTTCTACGATCAGTATGGTTCCCTGCTGTCGGACATTTTGATCATCTGCTGCCTGAATGGGAAGTTCGCGATTTCAATAATGGCTATCGATATCTGGATCTTGCCTATATGCCAGGTGCCGCAAAAGGTGGAATTGAGATTCAAGGATATGCGTCCCATGCTCGAGATCTTGATGTAAGACGATTTAAAGATTTGTGTAGAAGGCATTGTTTGTTAGCTCTTGACGGTTGGATGCTGCTGCCTGTTGCTTACCCTTCTATTACGGACGAACCGCAACAATGCCAGCAGCTCGTTCTTGCTTTCATAGGTAAATTTATTTCTTCAGATGTGCCTTCACAGCTAATGAGCTCTGAAGCGGAAACATTACGACTGGCACAACGTTTGCTCCGACCAATAACTCCCTTAGAACTCGCTGAGCATCTCAGAGTAAGTGATCGACATGCAAGGCGTATTTTGTACAAACTCGTTGAACTCCAACTTTTAGAGGTATCAAGTGGCCACCAACGTTGCCGTACCTTTAAAATTCGATTGTAA